A region from the Streptomyces sp. NBC_01445 genome encodes:
- a CDS encoding class I SAM-dependent methyltransferase — MHSTEPEAANARAWVQYGHHHLQRGTVIPDVDRISWGFWPTGPGAEVLGDLAGLRVLDLASGLGRHAAHLVREHGATVDAVEASASQHARAVARYGDMPGLTLIHADAVEHLQCSEPYDVIYSIHGLGYINPHRLLPALRHGLKPGGRLAFSVLHTNFRGRGPSSSVAPRTETLPLADGEDQIVEMWVLTPKLWEDLCVDNGIFLDGIDVLDAPEEDNPVAVRLYRARSRALPSRPPALPQLGEVAGG, encoded by the coding sequence ATGCACAGCACGGAGCCTGAAGCCGCCAATGCCCGCGCCTGGGTCCAGTACGGGCACCACCACCTTCAACGCGGAACCGTAATCCCGGACGTGGACCGCATCTCCTGGGGATTCTGGCCGACCGGGCCTGGCGCCGAGGTGCTCGGCGACCTCGCCGGACTGCGCGTTCTGGACCTGGCCTCTGGCCTGGGCAGGCACGCCGCCCACCTCGTACGCGAGCACGGCGCCACGGTCGACGCAGTGGAAGCATCCGCCAGCCAGCACGCGCGGGCCGTTGCCCGGTACGGCGATATGCCAGGGCTCACACTCATCCACGCCGATGCTGTCGAGCATCTGCAGTGCTCGGAACCCTACGACGTCATCTACTCCATCCACGGCTTGGGCTACATCAACCCTCATCGCCTGCTGCCTGCCCTACGCCACGGCCTCAAGCCCGGCGGGCGCCTCGCCTTCTCCGTGCTGCACACCAACTTTCGTGGCCGCGGCCCCTCGTCGAGTGTCGCCCCGCGCACGGAGACGCTCCCGCTCGCCGACGGCGAGGACCAGATCGTCGAGATGTGGGTGCTCACGCCGAAACTGTGGGAGGACCTCTGCGTCGACAACGGCATCTTCCTCGACGGGATCGATGTGCTCGACGCGCCCGAGGAAGACAACCCGGTCGCCGTCCGCCTCTACCGTGCCCGCAGCCGCGCGCTGCCGTCTCGGCCTCCTGCACTTCCGCAGCTTGGCGAAGTCGCCGGGGGTTGA
- a CDS encoding ABC transporter ATP-binding protein — MTAPHDKTAPAPALNKASGYREGVSLPAAREGAPQPSAPPELDYNGRKHRRAMDDATLWDMARRIPAALIQTARLAWSVDRRMALTIVVCQLLSGLGTAVMLSAVAQALPQLMVADPREGLSRAWPALTVGVVAMATGAAMWILADWATRRLNPKIASAADLQLVDLHMRAELAAYDAEGFGDRSQAAEIGALRAVDIANDAKTLTNGLVQLASAAAVLTSLHPLLLGVLLLSVVPRGLGGVIAARVDYRVHDQTISARNVRGMMRWWLTTADLADELRANTMRGYLHFWYRSMCDRVELREVAGARPYLRITLLAASLGGLFTLGMWASLAGLVLAGAMSTASAGTAVVASQTAGRALNSIIRYSTVMFHHGLYLSDYYTFIDEVRAMTTARGTAQVKPPQQIRLEGASYTYPSKDTAAVQPITLTLNRGEVVALVGENGAGKSTLIRMLTGLTVPTDGTVLWDDINLATADAETVWRHVGLVPQKNGHWPLAARENITLGQPREHGDERIWDAAERVGMTKALRDLPDQLETLLARSVWGGHELSGGQWQRLACARAMYREPAVLVLDEPTSEMDARGEHQIFRELRATAPDRITVVVTHRLDNVRMADRVIVLDQGTVREQGSFDELVATEGSLLGELYALAQDR, encoded by the coding sequence ATGACCGCACCGCACGACAAGACGGCCCCCGCCCCGGCCCTCAACAAGGCGAGCGGGTACCGCGAGGGGGTGTCCCTGCCGGCGGCTCGGGAGGGCGCTCCGCAGCCCTCGGCGCCGCCGGAGCTCGACTACAACGGACGCAAGCACCGGCGGGCGATGGACGACGCCACCTTGTGGGACATGGCCCGCCGGATCCCCGCGGCCCTGATCCAGACGGCCCGCCTGGCCTGGTCGGTCGACCGGCGCATGGCGCTGACGATCGTCGTGTGCCAGCTGCTGTCCGGCCTCGGCACGGCCGTGATGCTCAGCGCCGTCGCCCAGGCCCTGCCGCAGCTGATGGTCGCTGACCCCCGCGAAGGCCTGTCACGGGCGTGGCCGGCCCTGACTGTCGGCGTCGTCGCGATGGCCACCGGCGCGGCCATGTGGATCCTCGCGGACTGGGCGACCCGACGCCTGAACCCGAAGATCGCCTCAGCGGCGGATCTGCAGCTTGTTGATCTTCACATGCGGGCCGAACTCGCCGCCTACGACGCGGAAGGGTTCGGCGACCGGAGCCAGGCGGCGGAGATCGGCGCGCTGCGCGCCGTCGACATCGCCAACGACGCCAAGACCCTCACGAACGGCCTCGTTCAGCTCGCCTCGGCGGCCGCGGTGCTCACCTCCCTGCACCCGCTGCTCCTCGGTGTCCTGCTGCTGTCGGTCGTCCCCCGCGGCCTCGGGGGCGTGATTGCCGCGCGGGTCGACTACCGCGTCCACGACCAGACGATCTCCGCCCGCAATGTCCGCGGGATGATGCGCTGGTGGCTGACGACGGCCGATCTCGCCGACGAGCTGCGGGCCAACACGATGCGCGGCTACCTGCACTTTTGGTACCGATCCATGTGTGACCGGGTCGAGTTGCGGGAGGTGGCCGGAGCCCGCCCGTATCTGCGGATCACGCTGCTGGCTGCATCCCTCGGTGGCCTGTTCACCCTCGGCATGTGGGCCTCGCTCGCCGGACTGGTCCTCGCCGGCGCGATGTCGACCGCAAGCGCGGGTACCGCGGTCGTGGCCTCCCAGACCGCTGGCCGCGCCCTGAACTCGATCATCCGGTACTCAACGGTGATGTTCCACCACGGCCTCTACCTCTCCGATTACTACACCTTCATCGACGAGGTCCGCGCCATGACCACGGCCCGCGGCACCGCGCAGGTCAAGCCCCCACAGCAGATCCGCCTGGAAGGCGCCTCGTACACCTACCCGAGCAAGGACACGGCGGCCGTGCAGCCGATCACGCTCACCCTGAACCGCGGCGAAGTCGTTGCGCTGGTCGGGGAGAACGGTGCCGGCAAGTCGACGCTGATCCGGATGCTGACCGGGCTGACCGTGCCGACCGACGGAACGGTGCTGTGGGACGACATCAATCTCGCCACCGCGGACGCGGAGACGGTATGGAGGCACGTCGGCCTGGTCCCGCAGAAGAACGGGCACTGGCCGCTCGCCGCCCGGGAGAACATCACCTTGGGCCAGCCCCGCGAGCACGGCGACGAGCGAATCTGGGACGCGGCGGAGCGGGTCGGCATGACCAAGGCCCTACGCGACCTGCCCGATCAGTTGGAGACGCTCCTCGCCCGCTCGGTGTGGGGCGGCCACGAGCTGTCCGGCGGTCAGTGGCAGAGACTGGCGTGCGCGAGAGCGATGTACCGGGAGCCAGCCGTGCTCGTTCTGGATGAGCCGACCAGCGAGATGGATGCCCGCGGGGAGCACCAGATCTTCCGGGAGCTGCGGGCCACGGCCCCGGACCGGATCACCGTGGTGGTGACACACCGGTTGGACAACGTGAGGATGGCCGACCGGGTCATCGTCCTTGACCAGGGCACCGTCCGGGAACAGGGCTCCTTCGACGAACTCGTCGCCACCGAGGGAAGTTTGCTGGGCGAGCTGTACGCCCTCGCCCAGGACCGCTGA
- a CDS encoding phosphotransferase enzyme family protein produces the protein MTNPSTPSPALLAWASRALGARPSAKDVSHPRENSRVWQLDLPGSVRFYLKISPKAVMYERETLALRSAAPALGAGGAPQLRASSAEYLALLLTAVPGRPLKQLTLAPAEEARVHRQAGALLARLHAAGDLSGPRRAEAEQALQTAADGAEGHLEKAGDRLTAPEQKLVRDLAGQLRTLPPLPLAFIHGDAWDRNLMWSHVQQQAGWIDFERSRFATAVQDFVLMACSTWTDRPDLRAACLQGYGRNLTPKEQLALKGLAALDAVSCLVWGPKLDDPDVTARGRRTLDRLMAGVFA, from the coding sequence ATGACCAACCCGAGCACGCCGTCGCCCGCCCTGCTCGCGTGGGCCAGCCGGGCCCTCGGCGCCCGCCCTTCTGCGAAGGACGTCTCCCACCCGCGCGAGAACTCGCGCGTCTGGCAGCTCGACCTGCCCGGGTCCGTCCGCTTCTACCTGAAGATCTCTCCCAAGGCCGTGATGTACGAGCGCGAGACCCTCGCGCTGCGCAGCGCTGCACCAGCCCTCGGGGCCGGCGGCGCACCACAGCTGCGCGCCTCGAGCGCGGAGTACCTGGCGCTGCTCCTGACCGCCGTCCCGGGGCGGCCTCTCAAGCAGCTGACGCTCGCGCCCGCGGAGGAAGCCAGAGTGCATCGGCAGGCCGGCGCCCTGCTGGCCCGCCTTCACGCGGCTGGTGACCTGTCAGGGCCCCGACGTGCGGAGGCGGAGCAGGCGCTGCAGACCGCAGCCGATGGAGCCGAGGGGCACCTGGAGAAGGCCGGCGACCGGCTGACCGCGCCGGAGCAGAAGCTGGTGCGCGACCTAGCCGGGCAGCTGCGTACCCTGCCGCCGCTGCCGCTCGCGTTCATCCACGGCGACGCATGGGACCGCAACCTGATGTGGTCGCATGTTCAGCAGCAGGCCGGGTGGATCGACTTTGAGAGATCCCGGTTCGCGACCGCGGTGCAGGACTTCGTGCTGATGGCCTGCTCGACGTGGACGGATCGGCCCGACCTACGGGCCGCGTGCCTCCAGGGCTACGGCCGCAACCTCACGCCCAAGGAGCAACTGGCCCTGAAGGGCCTGGCGGCGCTCGACGCGGTGAGCTGCTTGGTCTGGGGGCCGAAGCTCGACGACCCCGACGTCACCGCGCGCGGGCGGCGCACCCTGGACCGGCTGATGGCGGGGGTGTTCGCATGA